Proteins found in one Serinicoccus marinus DSM 15273 genomic segment:
- a CDS encoding 3-oxoacyl-ACP synthase III → MTGNATFRHSDTAVLSVNAVDAPIVKTSAEFDEVIGDSYTRNGLRPGMLAKLAGISERRWWREDQSFVDGAVQAAQEALAEAGVDASRVGLLVNTSVSREHLEPSIAVSVHHDLGLPSACLNFDLTNACLGFVNGMQLAATMIDAGQIDYAMVVCGEGSRIPQERTLERLSGPDATAEDIVSQFATLTLGSGAAAMLLGRASEHPEGHRVVGGVTRAATEHHELCVGDFTEMRTDAQGLLAAGMGLAGELWRDAAQEFDWQEMDRYIVHQVSQVHTTKTAEALGIDLARIPLTFPTYGNVGPAAVAITLAKEADALERGDRVLMMGIGSGLNMTCLEIDW, encoded by the coding sequence GTGACCGGCAACGCCACCTTCCGGCACAGCGACACCGCCGTGCTCTCCGTCAACGCCGTCGACGCCCCGATCGTCAAGACCTCCGCCGAGTTCGACGAGGTCATCGGTGACTCCTACACCCGCAACGGGCTGCGCCCGGGCATGCTGGCCAAGCTGGCAGGGATCTCCGAGCGTCGGTGGTGGCGCGAGGACCAGAGCTTCGTCGACGGCGCGGTCCAGGCCGCGCAGGAGGCGCTGGCGGAGGCCGGGGTCGACGCGAGCCGGGTGGGACTGCTCGTCAACACCTCGGTGAGCCGGGAGCACCTCGAGCCCTCGATCGCCGTGTCGGTGCACCACGACCTGGGGCTGCCCTCGGCGTGCCTCAACTTCGACCTCACCAACGCCTGTCTCGGGTTCGTCAACGGTATGCAGCTGGCCGCGACGATGATCGACGCCGGCCAGATCGACTACGCAATGGTCGTCTGCGGCGAGGGCTCGCGCATCCCGCAGGAGCGGACCCTGGAGCGGCTCTCCGGCCCCGACGCGACGGCGGAGGACATCGTCAGCCAGTTCGCCACCCTCACCCTGGGCTCCGGCGCGGCGGCGATGCTGCTCGGCCGGGCCAGCGAGCACCCGGAAGGACACCGCGTGGTCGGTGGCGTCACGCGCGCGGCCACCGAGCACCACGAGCTGTGCGTCGGCGACTTCACCGAGATGCGCACCGACGCCCAGGGGCTCCTCGCGGCGGGGATGGGGCTGGCCGGCGAGCTGTGGCGTGACGCGGCCCAGGAGTTCGACTGGCAGGAGATGGACCGCTACATCGTCCACCAGGTCTCGCAGGTGCATACCACCAAGACCGCCGAGGCGCTGGGCATCGACCTCGCGCGCATCCCCCTGACCTTCCCCACCTACGGCAACGTCGGTCCCGCCGCGGTCGCGATCACCCTCGCCAAGGAGGCGGACGCGCTCGAGCGCGGGGACCGGGTGCTCATGATGGGCATCGGCTCCGGGCTCAACATGACCTGCCTCGAGATCGACTGGTGA